The region ATGTGGGCTTACCCTGCGGCAGGGTTTCATAATCTCCTGGCCGTCTCGGTGGATGAGAGATACCCAAAAAACGGTATTAAGGCAATGCTTGCTCTCTGGGGTATAGGCCAGCTTCTTCTAACTAAATGTATGGTAATGGTTTCCAGTGATGTTAATCCCAGAGACATGGAGGCGGTTCTGACAGAGATTGGTGAGAATTTTGATCCCCGAGAGGATTTTGTTCTTATTCCATGGGCCCCTCTCGACACGTTGGATTTCACAAGTGGGAAAATGAATGTGGGAAGCAAAATGGGGATAAATGCCGTAAGACGCAGTGGGGGAAAAAGGTGGAAACTGCCCAAGAAGGTTTCTGATCCTAGAGAAAAGCATAAAGAGATCATGGATTTCAGACTACTCCCGGGAGGATTTTTGGTTTTGAAAGTTGAGAAAAATCCAAAAGAAGTAATAAAGAAGATGTTCGAAACACCAGGTTATGAAGATGTTAGAATAATTGCTTCGGTGAGCAGTGATATAGATATACATGATGACACGGAGGTAATTTGGGGTATATTTACTAGGTTTGATCCCTACCTTGATGTAATATTTGAGCATACCGAGCTTAGGGGGTCGGCTGTAGTATATGATGGAAGGATGGGGATAGATGCAACAATAAAGGAGTGGTATCCTGAAGTCATTGAGATGTCGGATGATATCAAGAAGAGGGTAAGTAAGAGATGGAACGATTATTGGAAAAGATAGAGATCCTTTGCCAGGACAAATCGCTTTTGCCAATCCTCGATAAGGTAGGAAAGGAACAGCGATTAACATTTGAGGATGGACTTAGGTTGTTGGAGACTGATGATCTCCATACGGTTGGCATGATGGCAGATTATGTCAAGAGGAAGAGGGAGGGGGATAGGGTTTATTTTGTAGTAAACCGACATGTGAATCCTACTAATATATGTGCAATTTCCTGTAAGTTTTGTGCGTTTGGTGTAACGAAGCGTTCACCGAGTGCATATGAATTATCACATGATCAAATACTCTCCATGCTTAATGATGAAATAAGGGAGGTTCATATAGTCGGAGGACTTCATCCTGAATGGGATTTCCAGCATTATTTGGACATAGTAAAGCTCATCAAGGATCATTTCCCCCAGACTCATGTGAAGGCCTTTACTGCGGTTGAAATAGATTGGTTTACGGAGATTAGTGGAAAGGGTATAGAGGATGTGTTGAATACTCTCAAGGAAACGGGGGTAGATGCGCTTACGGGCGGGGGAGCTGAGATTCTTCATCCAGATGTTAGAAAGAAGATATGCGCTCCCAAAACGGTTGCGACCAGGTGGGAGGAGATTCACAAATTGGCACACAGACTAGGAATACCCACAAATGCTACGATTTTATACGGTCATATAGAGGAACCGTTCCACGTTGTGGATCATCTGGAGAGGCTTAGAAGGATCGAGGATGAATCGCCCGGATTTTTTGCATTTATACCTGTTTTGTTCCAGACTGAAAATACAGGACTCAAAAAAGAGGTAAAATTCATCCCTGGGATTTATGATCTAAAGATTCACGCCCTTGCCCGTCTATACCTTGATAACTTTCCACACATAAAAGCCTACTGGATTACCCTCGGGGAAAAAACCGCCCAGGTTGCTCTTCACTACGGCGCCAGTGATGCTGACGGGACTATTATCAGAGAAAAAATAATCCACGATGCGGGTGCTCCTTCTGAGGTCGGTCACAGCAGGGATTTTATGGTGAACATGATCAGAAACTCAGGCTACACACCGGTCGAACGCGACGCCCTCTACAACGTAGTAAAAGTTTATAATTAAAAGATTCTTATCACAGCATCAATGTAGCGGCGACCTTCAGGTCCCCATTCTTAAACAGTTGCTCCCGAATGCTACCCGATAGAAATATTCGGGTACAAGATTAATCGGGAATCCAAAAGCAACTTGTCTTTGCGAGAGACAAAGTCTCGAAGCAATCTCACACCACAGTCGCTCCCAAACTTCGTTAATGGACGTCCAAAATTAACAGTTGTTCTGAATCCTGATCCACATCAGGACACGCTTATTTCATCATCTTATTTATTCACTCCTGACTCATCTTCAGTTGGTTAGATTACTTCTTTATAACTCTGCTTCTGGACCCTGAATAATTCTTATACTTCAATTGTAATTGGTCAGATACAGAGCTCAAGAGGGCGTAACTTGAAGAAATAAACTCTGATGATTTTAATTTACACTATGTTAAAATGAGGTCTAAACTGAATCAAAAAAAGGAGGTTTTTATGATTAAGAGAAATGTTTCTTATAAGGCGATTTTAGTAGCTTTTATTCTGGGTGCACTTTTCTTAATGACTTTTATAGCAGGTAGAGTTACGGCCCAACAACCACATATGCAAGCTGCTCTTAGCGCTCTACAAACGGCAAAGACAGAGCTAGAACTCGCACTACCTGATAAGGGTGGACATCGTGTGAGAGCTTTGGAACATGTTAATCAGGCGATTGCTGAAACAGAAGCAGGTATTAGTTTCGCTGAGTAAATCGTGTTTTATCACGCAAACTGCCAGCGGCAATCCCATATATCATTTACAAACGCATTAATTGGGGTTGCAACATATAACAAATGAATTCCCGAGTAGAGAAAAGCTAGGACTGCATTACGGTCGACCGCAACGCTCTTTATAATGTGGAAAGGGTGTATGTATTCGCAGGCCTGCAACTTGGTAAGGATGTTCTAATTCATTTTTCGTTTACTCAGTCGGGTCAAAGCATATCAATAGGGCTCCGCACTGCCAGTCCTCCTCGATTCGGAACGTGCGTATAAATCATCGTTGTTTTCTCATCCTTATGCCCAAGTTGTTCTTGCAAAGTCCGAATGTCATAGCCATATGCGAGTTGATTTAGGGGAACATTTGTTTTACATTACTTTAAACGACGGGTATCGCAAGAATGCCGTATAATCAAAAGTTAGCGTGCTCAAGTTTCCACTAGTGAAATCACGATGACCGCAGATAATAGTGGACAATGTTTAAGATTGAATTCACTCCCGAGGCTATTGAGGATATGCGCCTATTGAAAAAGCGCGGAAGAAAGCAAGTCATTGAGGAAATAGAGAAACAGCTTAATTATCAACCAACACAAGAAACCCGTAACAGGAAAAGGTTGCGTCCAAATGAGGTAGCTGAATGGGAGTTGCGGGTTGGTAAATTCCGTGTTTTCTATGACGTTAATGATGTAACTCGGTTTGTCAAAGTTGAGGCAGTCGGTTACAAGAAAGGCAGTAAACTATTTATTCATGGTGAGGAGTATAAAATATGAAAACGATCAAAATATCTAAGAGGTCTAAAGGGATAAATACGCTTCTAAAGCAAGCACGTAAGGAAAACTTAATCGTGAGGTCTGCCGATGGTTGCGAATTTATTCTTGCAGAGATAGATGACTTCAGTCGGGAGATTGAATTGACACGACAAAATAGAAAACTGATGAAATTTCTTGACCTTCGAGCTAAGCAAACCAAAACAATCCCACTCGAGGAAGTTAAGGCTCAACTAGGTTTAAACGAGTAAAGCAAAAGCCGAGTTGCCTTGCACTCTCGAACTGTATGCATGCCGTTTGTTTTGGAAACGGATGTGGCGTCTGATCAGGGCAAGATTACTCTTTTCGGTGCGAAGGGAGTAGTGCTTGCCCTTTATGGTCTCGCGAACCTGATCAAGAGGTTTCTTAGGGCGTTGTTCCATGATTGTTCTTGTAAGATATTGACCTAAAGAGATGTAATTACTCATAATCTCAAACAAATGGAAGAGTGATAAGATTTTTC is a window of Thermodesulfobacteriota bacterium DNA encoding:
- a CDS encoding UbiD family decarboxylase; the encoded protein is QENQIQPDLGKLPIMKCWPKDGGRFITLGLILTQDPVTNRRNLGIYRMQIFDNKTTAMHWHPHKGGAAHYHEASKFGRDLDAAVILGGDPKMIFSAIAPLPEGMDELAFASYLRGKPIPMVRGKSNSLRVPANAEFIIEGVVPQGVLREEGPFGDHFGHYSMEADFPIFNVREITYRNNPIYPSTVVGKPTMEDIYLGIAAAEMFSPLIRIVQPEVKDMWAYPAAGFHNLLAVSVDERYPKNGIKAMLALWGIGQLLLTKCMVMVSSDVNPRDMEAVLTEIGENFDPREDFVLIPWAPLDTLDFTSGKMNVGSKMGINAVRRSGGKRWKLPKKVSDPREKHKEIMDFRLLPGGFLVLKVEKNPKEVIKKMFETPGYEDVRIIASVSSDIDIHDDTEVIWGIFTRFDPYLDVIFEHTELRGSAVVYDGRMGIDATIKEWYPEVIEMSDDIKKRVSKRWNDYWKR
- the mqnE gene encoding aminofutalosine synthase MqnE, with the translated sequence MERLLEKIEILCQDKSLLPILDKVGKEQRLTFEDGLRLLETDDLHTVGMMADYVKRKREGDRVYFVVNRHVNPTNICAISCKFCAFGVTKRSPSAYELSHDQILSMLNDEIREVHIVGGLHPEWDFQHYLDIVKLIKDHFPQTHVKAFTAVEIDWFTEISGKGIEDVLNTLKETGVDALTGGGAEILHPDVRKKICAPKTVATRWEEIHKLAHRLGIPTNATILYGHIEEPFHVVDHLERLRRIEDESPGFFAFIPVLFQTENTGLKKEVKFIPGIYDLKIHALARLYLDNFPHIKAYWITLGEKTAQVALHYGASDADGTIIREKIIHDAGAPSEVGHSRDFMVNMIRNSGYTPVERDALYNVVKVYN
- a CDS encoding type II toxin-antitoxin system RelE/ParE family toxin, translating into MFKIEFTPEAIEDMRLLKKRGRKQVIEEIEKQLNYQPTQETRNRKRLRPNEVAEWELRVGKFRVFYDVNDVTRFVKVEAVGYKKGSKLFIHGEEYKI